One genomic window of Phoenix dactylifera cultivar Barhee BC4 chromosome 6, palm_55x_up_171113_PBpolish2nd_filt_p, whole genome shotgun sequence includes the following:
- the LOC120111189 gene encoding 2-keto-3-deoxy-L-rhamnonate aldolase-like: MIESPGAAKLAVSFYRFPPRGVRGSAETVVRASAYGIDDGYLARVDEELLVMCQVETAAGLAEIEAIAGVEGVDVVQMEPLDLRASMGHLTKHVIADMQILKTHNLYRTSCSYIA; the protein is encoded by the exons ATGATCGAGTCCCCCGGCGCCGCCAAGCTCGCCGTCTCATTCTACCGTTTCCCGCCGCGCGGCGTCCGTGGGTCAGCCGAAACAGTGGTGCGCGCCTCCGCCTACGGCATCGACGATGGCTACCTGGCGCGGGTTGACGAGGAGCTGCTGGTGATGTGCCAGGTGGAGACGGCGGCGGGGCTGGCGGAGATCGAGGCGATCGCCGGCGTCGAGGGGGTTGACGTGGTGCAGATGGAGCCGCTGGATCTGAGAGCGAGCATGGGGCATCT GACTAAACATGTGATTGCTGATATGCAAATCCTCAAGACACATAATTTATACAGAACCAGCTGTAGTTATATTGCATGA
- the LOC103714790 gene encoding uncharacterized protein LOC103714790 isoform X2, whose translation MNPSAVGPEVDNICLRIPSPIPQPHRAPPPPTPPGTPPLLLQVGADSIEGGALGDGSGVLAAYAPDLAPLMSDEVWFGVGSFSVLNAQPCFPEIQLPDMPLSFLFFFHRSPGFPGSRRLRLFLTWILSLMSSPTPPSALSSSPSSIPATRVEDRRLVDPTAAIRRQRRRMPCPPRSQGLEKRGMNSLISLTSKAEIHYEGVLVSINLEESTIALRNGFSTSWIQIYEFERKDQQKQIISLQNYSIENVYTFQKIFIFFKK comes from the exons ATGAACCCATCTGCTGTAGGACCCGAGGTTGATAACATATGTCTCCGAATCCCTTCTCCAATTCCTCAACCGCACCGAGCTCCCCCTCCTCCTACGCCGCCGGGAACCCCACCCCTTCTTCTCCAAGTCGGAGCTGACAGTATTGAAGGGGGTGCGCTCGGAGACGGCTCCGGCGTTCTGGCCGCTTATGCGCCGGATCTCGCGCCATTAATGTCCGATGAGGTATGGTTTGGGGTTGGTTCTTTCTCTGTTTTGAATGCTCAACCCTGCTTCCCAGAAATACAACTGCCAGATATgcctctctccttccttttcttcttccaccGCTCTCCCGGCTTTCCAGGTTCACGCCGTCTTCGGCTTTTCTTGACTTGGATCTTGAGCTTGATGAGCTCTCCAACCCCTCCATCGGCTCTGTCTTCCTCCCCCTCGAGCATTCCGGCAACACGCGTCGAGGACCGGCGCTTGGTGGATCCGACCGCCGCGATAAGAAGGCAGCGAAGAAGGATGCCGTGCCCTCCTAGGTCTCAG GGTTTGGAGAAAAGGGGGATGAATAGCCTCATCAGCCTCACCTCCAAAGCCGAGATCCACTACGAGGGCGTCCTCGTCTCCATCAACCTGGAGGAGTCCACCATTGCCCTCCGGAACG gattcAGTACCTCATGGATCCAAATTTATGAGTTTGAGAGAAAGGATCAGCAGAAGCAAATAATTTCTTTGCAGAACTATTCAATAGAAAATGTGTATacatttcaaaaaatatttattttttttaaaaaataa
- the LOC103714790 gene encoding uncharacterized protein LOC103714790 isoform X1 encodes MNPSAVGPEVDNICLRIPSPIPQPHRAPPPPTPPGTPPLLLQVGADSIEGGALGDGSGVLAAYAPDLAPLMSDEVWFGVGSFSVLNAQPCFPEIQLPDMPLSFLFFFHRSPGFPGSRRLRLFLTWILSLMSSPTPPSALSSSPSSIPATRVEDRRLVDPTAAIRRQRRRMPCPPRSQVGSCAPFPFPFVFPVLGSVIDEVLLEIGLALLLGFHVCFLLFGCQDKGLEKRGMNSLISLTSKAEIHYEGVLVSINLEESTIALRNGFSTSWIQIYEFERKDQQKQIISLQNYSIENVYTFQKIFIFFKK; translated from the exons ATGAACCCATCTGCTGTAGGACCCGAGGTTGATAACATATGTCTCCGAATCCCTTCTCCAATTCCTCAACCGCACCGAGCTCCCCCTCCTCCTACGCCGCCGGGAACCCCACCCCTTCTTCTCCAAGTCGGAGCTGACAGTATTGAAGGGGGTGCGCTCGGAGACGGCTCCGGCGTTCTGGCCGCTTATGCGCCGGATCTCGCGCCATTAATGTCCGATGAGGTATGGTTTGGGGTTGGTTCTTTCTCTGTTTTGAATGCTCAACCCTGCTTCCCAGAAATACAACTGCCAGATATgcctctctccttccttttcttcttccaccGCTCTCCCGGCTTTCCAGGTTCACGCCGTCTTCGGCTTTTCTTGACTTGGATCTTGAGCTTGATGAGCTCTCCAACCCCTCCATCGGCTCTGTCTTCCTCCCCCTCGAGCATTCCGGCAACACGCGTCGAGGACCGGCGCTTGGTGGATCCGACCGCCGCGATAAGAAGGCAGCGAAGAAGGATGCCGTGCCCTCCTAGGTCTCAGGTTGGGTCTTGTGccccttttccttttccttttgtttttcctGTTCTTGGATCTGTTATAGATGAAGTTTTGCTTGAGATCGGCTTAGCATTGCTTTTAGGTTTTCATGTATGTTTCCTGCTGTTTGGCTGCCAAGATAAGGGTTTGGAGAAAAGGGGGATGAATAGCCTCATCAGCCTCACCTCCAAAGCCGAGATCCACTACGAGGGCGTCCTCGTCTCCATCAACCTGGAGGAGTCCACCATTGCCCTCCGGAACG gattcAGTACCTCATGGATCCAAATTTATGAGTTTGAGAGAAAGGATCAGCAGAAGCAAATAATTTCTTTGCAGAACTATTCAATAGAAAATGTGTATacatttcaaaaaatatttattttttttaaaaaataa